CagagagtaaattgtcgttttCTGCGAGTGCGGAGAATAAATTGTCGTTCTTTGAGTGTGCGGAGAGTAAATTTTCGTTCCCTGCAAGTGCGGTGTGTAAATTGTCGTTCCCTGCGATTGAGAGGAGTAAATCTTCGTTCCCTGCGAGGGAGAGGCGTAAATCGTTGTTCCCTCCGAGTGCGGAAAGTAAATTGTCATTTTCTGCGAGTGCGGAGAATAAATTGTCGTTTTCTGCGAGTGCGGAGCGTACATTGTCGTTCACTGCGAGTGCGAGCAGTAAATTGTCGTTTTCTGCGAGTGCGGAAAGTAAATTGTCGTTCCCTGCAAGTACAGACAGTAAATTGTCGATTTCGGCGAGTGCGGAGAGTTAATTGTCGTTCCCTGCGAGGGAGAGGCGTAAATCGTTGTTCCCTGCGAATGCGGAAAGTAAATTGTCGTTTTTtgcgagtgcggagagtaaattgtcgttttctgcgagtgcggagagtaaatgTTCGTTCTTTGCatgtgcggagagtaaattggCGTTCCTGCGTGTGCGGAGAGTAAATCGTCGTTCACTGCAAGTGCGGTGAGTAAATCGTCGTTGCCTCCGAttgcggagagtaaattgtctTTCCCTGCGAGGGAGAGGCGTAAATTGTCGTTCCCTGCGAGTGCGGAAAGTAAATTGTCGTTTATTGCGAGTGCGGAGTGGAAATTGTCGTTTTCTGCGAGTACGGAGATTAAATTGTCGTTCCCTGCGATTGAGAGGAGTAAATCTTCGTTCCCTGCGAGGGATAGGCGTATATCGTCGTTCCCTACGTGTAtggagagtaaattgtcgttctcTGCGAGTGCGGAAAGTAAATTGTCGTTTTCTGCGAGTGCGGAGACTAAATTGTCGTTCTTTGCGTGTGCGGAAAGTAAATTGTCGTTTTctgcgagtgcggagagtaaattgtcgttctcTGCGTGTGCGGACAGTAAATTGTCGTTCTCTGCGAGTGCGGGGagtaaatcgtcgttccctgcGTTTGAGAGACGTAAATTGTCGTACCctgcgagtgcggagagtaaattgtcgttcccttcgagtgcggagagtaaattgtcgttttCTGCGAGTGCAGAGAGTAAATTGTCATTCTCTACgtgtgcggagagtaaattgtcgttctctgcgagtgcggagagtaaattgtcgttctctgcgagtgcggagagtaaattgtcgttctttgcgtgtgcggagagtaaattgtcgtttcCTGCGATTGAGAGGATTAAATCTTCGTTCCCTGCGAGGGAGAGGCGCATATCGTCGTTCCCTACGTGTTtggagagtaaattgtcgttcaCTGTGTGTGCGAAGCGTAAATTGTCGTTCCCTGCGAGTGCAAACagtaaatcgtcgttccctgcGATTGAGGAGAGTACATCGTCGTTTCCTGCGAGTGTGGGGagtaaatcgtcgttccctgcGTTTGAGAGGCGTAAATCGTCGTACCctgcgagtgcggagagtaaattgtcgttcctgcgtgtgcggagagtaaattgtcgttctcTGCGTGTGCGGAGAGTAAATCGTGGTTCCCTGCAAGTGCGGTGGGTAAATCATCGTTCCCTGCGATTGCGGAGagtaaatcgtcgttccctgcGAGGGAGAGGCgtaaatcgtcgttccctgcGAGTGCGGAAAGTAAATTGTCGTTTTCTGCGCATGCGGAGACTAAATTGTCGTTCCCTGCTGTGAGGAATAAATCTTCGCTCCCTGCAAGGGAGAGGCGTATATCGTCGTTCCCTACGTGTGTGGAAAGTAAATTGTCGTTTTCTGCaagtgcggagagtaaattgtcgttttctgcgagtgcggagagtaaattgtcgttcttTGCGTATgtggagagtaaattgtcgttctctgcgagtgcggagagtaaattgtcgttttctgcgagtgcggagagtaaattgtcgttctttgcgtgtgcggagagtaaattgtcgttcttGCGTGTGCGGTGagtaaatcgtcgttccctgcGATTGAGAGGATTAAATCTTCGTTCCCTGCGAGGGAGAGGCGTATATAATCGTTCCCTACGTGCGTGGAGAGTAAATTGCCGTTCTCTGCGTGTacggagagtaaattgtcgttccctGCGAGTGCGAGCagtaaatcgtcgttccctgcGAGTAAGGNNNNNNNNNNGCGAGCagtaaatcgtcgttccctgcGAGTGAGGAGAGTAAATCGTCGTTTCCTGCGAGTGCGGGGagtaaatcgtcgttccctgcGTTTGAGAGGCGTATATCGTCGTACCctgcgagtgcgga
The sequence above is a segment of the Octopus bimaculoides isolate UCB-OBI-ISO-001 unplaced genomic scaffold, ASM119413v2 Scaffold_61862, whole genome shotgun sequence genome. Coding sequences within it:
- the LOC106876818 gene encoding adhesive plaque matrix protein-like; the encoded protein is AVCKLSFPAIERSKSSFPARERRKSLFPPSAESKLSFSASAENKLSFSASAERTLSFTASASSKLSFSASAESKLSFPSKSSFTASAVSKSSLPPIAESKLSFPARERRKLSFPASAESKLSFIRRISSYPASAESKLSFPMSAESKLPISASAE